The DNA region CACAGAGCCGGGAGGGATGAAGCAGCTGCTGCCCGGCCTGGCTCTGCTGTCGTTGCTGGGTTGGCTGAGGCTGAGCTATAACTCTGAGCCCGCGGCTCACCCCGGCTCCCCGCCGGCCCCACACAGAACCAAAACTTTCCGAACTCTGCTCGCCGTGTCCCTGCGCCCGGagcggggggtggaggagggggggactgggactgggacgaGCCGGGGGGGACCGGGACGGACCTGGGAggagcggggagaggagggggagaaggggactgGGACAGGGGGGAGCCCCTCGCTGTCTCTGGGACGGGTAGGGTTggagggggagacggggggagaggggggagccgTTGCAGGGTCTCTATCCCCGGACCAGTTAGTGGACCAGGGGGTATTCTGGAGCCGCAGGGCCGACCGCTCGCTGTACCCGGGACGGGCCGGGGTggagcggggagaggagggggtagaggggggtgcCGGGCCGCTATCCCCAGACCAGTTGGTGGACCAGGGGGTATTCTGGAGCCGCAGGGCCGACCGCTCTCCCCCCGCCGGCTTCTCTGAGCTGCACGTTAAACGCTGGCAGCACCGAGCCCGCACGTCGCGGCTGCTGAGGCTGGAGAGGGGGTGCGGGAGGCCGTCTAACCGCCTGGCCACCTTGGCTGACGGCAGCAGAGCCTGTGTGCGCTACGGCATCAACCCCGACCAGGTGCTGGGCGAGAGCCTGTCCTTCTACCTGTCCCGCCTGCTGGGTATCCGCAACGTGCCGGCCCTGGCTCTGGCCAGAGTCAACGCCAACAGTGACCAGTGGCTGAGGGTCCGGCATGAAGTGCAGGCGGCTCCGTGGGCGGACAGGCCGGTAGTCAGCATGTCCGAGTGGCTGGGGAACCTGAGTGAGGTGGTGAGTCCGGCAGCACTGAGACCAGGAGCCCACAGCCTACACCCTGTGGCCAGGGACCTGGTCAATGTGACAGAGAGGGAGGCCAGGGAGCTGGCGCAGTGGTCCGACCTCATCCTCTTCGACTATCTGACGGCCAACTTCGACCGGCTGGCCAGCAACCTGCTGAGCCTCCAGTGGGACTCACGGGTGATGGAGAGGTCGACCAACAACCTACACCGCACACCCCGAGGGGCCCTGGTCTTCATAGACAACGAGGCTGGGCTGGTGCACGGCTACCGGGTGCTGCCCATGTGGGAGCGATACCACGAGTCGCTGctcaagactctgtgcatcttccgcAGGGACACTGCCCGGCGACTGGCCGAGCTACACCGGTCCCGGGACACCGCCGGGCAGCTACTAGCCCTCTACCTGGCCAGCGAGCCGCTCGGCCCACAGCTTGGCTTCCTCTCCCAGGAACACGCTCAGATGCTGCAGGCCAGGACTGACCGCCTGCACAAACACATACTGCAGTGTAAGGCCAAGTATGGGAAGTAGGCTCCAGCCGGGCGGgctgcgtttgtttgtttgttacctCTGTCGTCCTCCTAGAGTTAACCCCTTGGCTCCCAGAGGTAAAAAGTGTTCTA from Rhinoraja longicauda isolate Sanriku21f chromosome 18, sRhiLon1.1, whole genome shotgun sequence includes:
- the fjx1 gene encoding four-jointed box protein 1 translates to MKQLLPGLALLSLLGWLRLSYNSEPAAHPGSPPAPHRTKTFRTLLAVSLRPERGVEEGGTGTGTSRRRADRSLYPGRAGVERGEEGVEGGAGPLSPDQLVDQGVFWSRRADRSPPAGFSELHVKRWQHRARTSRLLRLERGCGRPSNRLATLADGSRACVRYGINPDQVLGESLSFYLSRLLGIRNVPALALARVNANSDQWLRVRHEVQAAPWADRPVVSMSEWLGNLSEVVSPAALRPGAHSLHPVARDLVNVTEREARELAQWSDLILFDYLTANFDRLASNLLSLQWDSRVMERSTNNLHRTPRGALVFIDNEAGLVHGYRVLPMWERYHESLLKTLCIFRRDTARRLAELHRSRDTAGQLLALYLASEPLGPQLGFLSQEHAQMLQARTDRLHKHILQCKAKYGK